In the Natronobacterium texcoconense genome, one interval contains:
- the metG gene encoding methionine--tRNA ligase has translation MSNDEFPTDRPAVVTCGLPYANGDLHIGHLRGYIGADAFTRALETLGQQTAYVSGSDMHGTPVAVNAEQEGVEPDEFALEWHEQYEETFPQFNVDFDNYGHTHDETNTELTQEIVQTLDEEGYVYEKEIQVAYDPDADQYLPDRYVEGTCPYCGEKARGDECDEGCQRHLEPGEVEDPKSTITGNPAEYRERAHKFFEVSEFADFLTEFLDGLEGTSNARNQPRQWIEEGLQDWCLTRDMEWGIDYPGEEERDVVLYVWVDAPIEYVASTKQYSERVGEDEYDWEQVWKEDGEIVHVIGRDIIQHHTIFWPAMLEGAGYNKPRGVAATGFITINGKGLSTSRNRAIWAKEYLEEGFHPDLLRYYLTTTGGLQQDVDFSWDAFQEKVNGELVGTVGNFWYRSLLFAYRNYEGTPETDVSEEVHERIQDGIEGVRESVNDYDLRGIGQSAVQLAQFGNEYIQRHEPWKLTDDEPEKAAQVIRDCVQIAKAVAVLLEPIAPDKAQKLWEQLGEDGEIADTHLEAALESPPRNFAEPGELFEKLEDDRVAELNEKLEERVAAAADDEETESDDTTGDETGDMVDADDLEPLADERIEFEDFQELDIRVGRIESAEGIEGADDLARLEVDIGFETRQVVAGIKQLHDLDELPGEKCILLANMAKAELFGVESNGMILAAGEEADLLTTHDDAELGEKVR, from the coding sequence ATGAGCAACGACGAGTTTCCGACGGATCGTCCCGCGGTGGTGACGTGTGGACTGCCCTACGCGAACGGGGACCTCCACATCGGTCACCTCCGGGGGTACATCGGGGCGGACGCCTTCACGCGCGCCCTCGAGACACTCGGCCAGCAGACCGCCTACGTGAGCGGTTCGGATATGCACGGCACCCCGGTCGCCGTCAACGCCGAGCAGGAGGGCGTCGAACCGGACGAGTTCGCCCTGGAGTGGCACGAACAGTACGAGGAGACGTTCCCGCAGTTCAACGTCGACTTCGACAACTACGGTCACACTCACGACGAGACCAACACCGAACTCACCCAGGAGATCGTCCAGACCTTAGACGAGGAAGGCTACGTCTACGAGAAGGAGATTCAGGTCGCCTACGACCCCGACGCAGACCAGTATCTCCCCGACCGCTACGTCGAGGGCACCTGTCCCTACTGTGGCGAGAAGGCTCGCGGCGACGAGTGTGACGAAGGCTGTCAGCGCCACCTCGAGCCGGGCGAGGTCGAGGACCCGAAGAGTACGATCACCGGCAATCCTGCGGAGTACCGCGAGCGAGCGCACAAGTTCTTCGAGGTTTCGGAGTTCGCCGACTTCCTCACCGAGTTCCTCGACGGCCTCGAGGGGACCTCGAACGCCCGGAATCAGCCCCGGCAGTGGATCGAAGAGGGCCTTCAGGACTGGTGTCTCACCCGGGACATGGAGTGGGGGATCGACTACCCCGGCGAGGAGGAACGGGACGTCGTCCTCTACGTCTGGGTCGACGCACCGATCGAGTACGTCGCCTCGACGAAACAGTACAGCGAGCGCGTCGGCGAAGACGAGTACGACTGGGAGCAGGTCTGGAAGGAAGACGGCGAGATCGTCCACGTCATCGGCCGTGACATCATCCAGCACCACACCATCTTCTGGCCCGCGATGCTCGAGGGGGCAGGCTACAACAAGCCCCGCGGCGTCGCCGCGACCGGCTTCATCACGATCAACGGCAAGGGACTCTCGACCAGCCGTAACCGCGCTATCTGGGCGAAAGAGTACCTCGAGGAAGGGTTCCACCCCGACCTGCTGCGGTACTACCTGACGACCACGGGCGGTCTCCAGCAGGACGTCGACTTCTCCTGGGACGCCTTCCAGGAGAAGGTCAACGGCGAACTCGTCGGCACCGTCGGCAACTTCTGGTACCGCTCGCTCCTCTTTGCCTACCGCAACTACGAGGGCACCCCCGAGACCGACGTCTCCGAGGAGGTCCACGAGCGCATTCAGGACGGCATCGAGGGCGTCCGCGAGAGCGTCAACGATTACGACCTTCGGGGCATTGGGCAGTCCGCGGTCCAGCTAGCCCAGTTCGGCAACGAGTACATTCAGCGCCACGAACCCTGGAAACTCACCGACGACGAACCCGAGAAGGCCGCACAGGTCATCCGCGACTGCGTCCAGATCGCCAAGGCCGTCGCCGTCCTGCTCGAGCCAATCGCGCCGGACAAAGCCCAGAAACTGTGGGAGCAACTCGGCGAAGACGGCGAGATCGCCGACACCCACCTCGAGGCCGCCCTCGAGTCCCCGCCACGGAACTTCGCGGAACCGGGCGAACTCTTCGAGAAACTCGAGGACGACCGCGTCGCGGAACTCAACGAGAAACTCGAGGAGCGAGTTGCCGCCGCCGCGGACGACGAAGAAACCGAAAGCGACGACACCACTGGCGACGAAACCGGTGACATGGTAGACGCAGACGACCTCGAGCCGCTCGCGGACGAGCGCATCGAGTTCGAGGACTTCCAGGAACTGGACATCCGCGTCGGCCGCATCGAGTCGGCGGAAGGCATCGAGGGTGCAGACGACCTCGCGCGACTCGAGGTCGACATCGGCTTCGAGACCCGCCAGGTCGTCGCGGGTATCAAGCAACTGCACGACCTCGACGAACTGCCTGGTGAGAAGTGTATCCTGCTCGCGAACATGGCGAAAGCCGAACTGTTCGGTGTCGAGTCCAACGGGATGATCCTCGCGGCGGGCGAGGAGGCGGACCTGTTGACGACCCACGACGACGCTGAACTCGGCGAAAAAGTGCGATAG
- the mfnA gene encoding tyrosine decarboxylase MfnA: MRAEPQSFDRVLSSMCTEPHPAAREAAERFLATNPGDPGTYPTVATLEDEAIELLGEIAGLAEPAGYVASGGTEANVQAVRIARERADARRPTVVVPESAHFSFNKAADLLGVELAVVPTADDGRVDLEAVRACVDEDTAAIVGVAGSTEYGRVDPIPKLGEIADSVDALLHVDAAWGGFVLPFTDHEWHFGHAAVDTMAIDPHKMGQAAVPAGGLLARSADLLDELAVETPYLESTSQATLTGTRSGAGVASAVAAMEELWPDGYRDQYVRSQNNAEWLAAELESRGYDVVDPELPLVAASIPTQLFEALRGEGWRLSRTADDELRVVCMPHVTRNQLESFVADVDRLEDEVGIEVPVSGE, encoded by the coding sequence ATGCGCGCCGAGCCACAGTCGTTCGACCGGGTGCTGTCCTCGATGTGCACCGAGCCGCATCCGGCAGCACGCGAGGCCGCCGAACGCTTCCTCGCGACCAATCCCGGCGATCCCGGCACGTACCCGACCGTCGCCACCCTCGAGGACGAGGCCATCGAACTTCTGGGCGAAATCGCTGGTCTCGCGGAGCCGGCGGGGTACGTCGCCAGCGGCGGAACGGAGGCGAACGTCCAGGCCGTCCGGATCGCACGCGAACGTGCCGACGCTCGCCGCCCGACCGTTGTCGTTCCCGAATCGGCACACTTCAGCTTCAACAAGGCAGCCGACCTCCTCGGCGTCGAACTGGCGGTCGTCCCGACGGCCGACGACGGTCGAGTCGACCTCGAGGCCGTCCGTGCCTGCGTCGACGAGGATACCGCCGCGATCGTCGGCGTCGCCGGGTCGACGGAGTACGGCCGGGTCGATCCGATCCCGAAACTGGGCGAAATCGCCGACTCGGTCGACGCGTTGTTACACGTCGACGCCGCCTGGGGTGGGTTCGTCCTCCCCTTTACCGACCACGAGTGGCACTTCGGCCACGCGGCCGTCGATACGATGGCGATCGATCCCCACAAGATGGGGCAGGCTGCGGTTCCGGCGGGCGGGCTGCTCGCCCGTTCCGCCGACCTGCTGGACGAACTCGCCGTCGAGACGCCCTACCTCGAGTCGACCTCGCAGGCGACGCTGACTGGAACCCGGTCGGGTGCGGGCGTCGCGAGCGCCGTCGCCGCGATGGAAGAACTGTGGCCCGACGGCTACCGCGACCAGTACGTCCGCTCGCAGAACAACGCCGAGTGGCTCGCCGCCGAACTCGAGTCCCGGGGGTACGACGTCGTCGACCCGGAACTTCCGCTCGTGGCGGCGTCGATCCCGACGCAACTGTTCGAGGCGTTACGCGGTGAGGGGTGGCGACTCTCCCGGACTGCAGACGACGAACTCCGAGTCGTCTGTATGCCCCACGTCACCCGTAACCAGCTCGAGTCGTTCGTGGCCGACGTGGATCGACTCGAGGACGAGGTTGGGATCGAAGTTCCCGTTTCGGGAGAGTGA
- a CDS encoding sodium-dependent transporter → MAGIDIPRETWATRTGFILAAVGSAVGLGNIWRFPFQVGQEGGAAFLLIYLLFIALIGFPAMLVEFVVGRHTERNPVGALKAIAGGAWSYVGWIFIATGFVILSYYSVVAGWTIRYTILGLQDGYLADAGEAEGQFVELASGLDAIFFHALFMAVVIVIVAFGIQRGIELAVKVMVPAIIVITVGMAIYAFTLEGASEAYSYYLSPEWGVIAAEWQSIFPAAAGQAFFTLSLGMGVMITYASYLGEDRNLAEDGAIVIGFDTAIAFITGLIVFPILFTAGVDPADPGAGAIFVSLAAAFGDLALGWIIGAIFFGTVAIAALSSAISLMEVVVSYVVDERNVDRKVAAFGIGIALFLLGLPSAYDLVLLDLFDLFADQILLVLGGLLLMILVSWSLSELAVDELSRGIGDLGSLGPAWIWAVRIPVVVVLIVALVLGILDYYEFLTGPFAEWVGGQ, encoded by the coding sequence ATGGCTGGGATCGACATCCCTCGCGAGACCTGGGCGACTCGGACCGGGTTCATCCTCGCGGCCGTCGGAAGCGCGGTCGGCCTCGGGAACATCTGGCGGTTCCCCTTCCAGGTCGGACAGGAAGGCGGAGCCGCGTTCCTGCTGATCTACCTGCTGTTTATCGCGCTCATCGGGTTCCCGGCGATGCTCGTCGAGTTCGTCGTCGGCAGACACACCGAACGAAACCCAGTCGGCGCGCTGAAAGCGATCGCGGGCGGCGCCTGGTCGTACGTCGGCTGGATATTCATCGCGACCGGGTTCGTCATCCTCTCGTACTACAGCGTCGTCGCTGGCTGGACGATCCGGTACACGATACTCGGACTCCAGGACGGCTACCTCGCTGATGCTGGCGAGGCCGAGGGGCAGTTCGTCGAACTCGCGAGCGGACTGGACGCCATCTTCTTCCACGCGCTGTTCATGGCGGTCGTGATCGTCATCGTCGCCTTCGGCATCCAGCGCGGGATCGAACTCGCCGTGAAGGTGATGGTTCCCGCGATCATCGTCATCACGGTCGGAATGGCCATCTACGCGTTCACCCTCGAGGGCGCGAGTGAGGCCTACAGCTACTACCTCTCGCCGGAGTGGGGCGTGATCGCCGCCGAATGGCAGAGCATCTTCCCCGCCGCAGCGGGACAGGCCTTCTTTACCCTCTCGCTGGGAATGGGAGTGATGATCACCTACGCCTCCTACCTCGGTGAGGACCGGAATCTCGCCGAAGACGGCGCGATCGTCATCGGCTTCGACACCGCGATCGCGTTCATCACGGGCCTCATCGTCTTCCCCATCCTCTTTACCGCGGGCGTCGATCCCGCCGATCCCGGTGCTGGCGCGATCTTCGTCTCACTGGCCGCAGCGTTCGGTGACCTCGCACTCGGCTGGATCATCGGTGCGATCTTCTTCGGGACCGTCGCGATCGCCGCGCTCTCGAGTGCGATCAGCCTGATGGAGGTCGTCGTCTCCTACGTCGTCGACGAGCGAAACGTCGACCGAAAGGTCGCGGCCTTCGGAATCGGCATCGCGCTGTTCCTGCTCGGGCTTCCGTCGGCGTACGACCTCGTCCTGCTCGACCTGTTCGACCTCTTCGCCGACCAGATCCTGCTGGTGCTCGGTGGACTACTCCTGATGATCCTCGTTAGCTGGTCGCTGTCAGAACTCGCGGTCGACGAACTCTCGCGAGGCATCGGCGACCTCGGCTCGCTCGGGCCCGCCTGGATCTGGGCGGTCCGCATTCCGGTCGTCGTCGTCCTGATCGTCGCGCTCGTGCTCGGTATCCTCGACTACTACGAGTTCCTGACCGGACCGTTCGCGGAGTGGGTCGGCGGTCAGTAA
- a CDS encoding serine hydrolase domain-containing protein, with product MSRLTRRRLLAGSSVALLGLGSLARNGSRSVRAEDGTGETIRTRTPENTESVDVDLEGLESFVDDRMETHLEEHGIVGAAVAVVHDDEIVLANGYGETDTGAETPVVADETLFRFGSVSKPFVWTAAMQLIEDGRIDPHEDVTTYLESVSIPDTYDEPITMAHLATHTAGFEERFRGTWVDGPDDMRTLATVLSEEQPDRVRPPGEVVSYSNYGTALAAQVVADVTGTPFAEYVETELFDPLGMERSTFEQPLPDDLAADAATGYSSLTGTPMEAPGLALEFAPAGSLSATVTDVAQLARAHLESGEVDGERILEAETVDEFHDRWFTHHDALDGVAFGLFEDSYGDVRTLWHNGHIPGSFYTDFLVVPAADLALVLAYNTDGGQQAAPAFRQAFLEEFLPNDDDGESEVPAPDGQPERADDLAGTYRGTQIAESTMARLPSTLQAGSVDVTVDDDGYLVTDFGGGPDRWVEREPLVFDERDGETTLAFGETDGEITRLFLGFQAFERVSSHETLAFHGGVAGTTTLGMLSGALGWPLARGVRVIRETSSESTAETDSASSSSGANSEPSPSETGSKPGSDGTSDDTTSPASDGGETETGTGSNTDTRLESLESLLSPARARWIAGGAITCLFAVVVGTVIAYLFNPYTLFSDPPLGFGLVSLVGLLGAVGTVVAAVAGVQAWREQWWGLPSRVHYTLVVLAMAGFCWLLAYWNVLGLPF from the coding sequence ATGTCGCGACTTACCCGCAGACGACTGCTCGCAGGCTCTAGCGTCGCCCTCCTCGGACTCGGCTCGCTCGCCCGCAACGGGTCACGGAGCGTCCGCGCCGAGGACGGAACCGGGGAAACGATCCGGACGCGAACGCCAGAGAACACCGAGTCGGTCGACGTCGACCTCGAGGGACTGGAATCGTTCGTCGACGACCGAATGGAGACGCATCTCGAGGAACACGGTATCGTCGGTGCCGCCGTTGCGGTCGTCCACGACGACGAAATCGTCCTCGCGAACGGCTACGGCGAGACCGACACAGGGGCGGAAACGCCGGTCGTGGCCGACGAGACGCTGTTTCGGTTCGGCTCGGTCTCGAAACCGTTCGTCTGGACCGCCGCGATGCAACTGATCGAGGACGGCCGAATCGATCCACACGAGGACGTGACGACCTACCTCGAGTCGGTGTCCATCCCCGACACGTACGACGAACCGATCACGATGGCGCACCTGGCGACCCACACCGCCGGCTTCGAGGAGCGGTTTCGCGGAACGTGGGTCGACGGCCCCGACGATATGCGCACGCTGGCGACCGTACTCTCGGAAGAGCAACCCGACCGCGTCCGGCCACCAGGCGAGGTCGTCTCCTACTCGAACTACGGGACGGCGCTTGCCGCACAGGTCGTCGCCGACGTGACGGGAACGCCCTTCGCGGAGTACGTCGAGACGGAACTGTTCGACCCACTGGGCATGGAGCGATCCACGTTCGAACAGCCACTCCCCGACGACCTCGCCGCCGACGCCGCGACCGGCTACAGCAGCCTCACGGGAACGCCGATGGAGGCACCTGGCCTCGCCCTCGAGTTCGCACCCGCAGGCTCGCTGTCGGCGACCGTAACCGACGTGGCACAGCTCGCCCGCGCTCACCTCGAGAGCGGCGAAGTCGACGGCGAACGGATCCTCGAGGCCGAGACGGTCGACGAGTTTCACGACCGATGGTTCACCCACCACGACGCACTCGACGGCGTCGCGTTCGGGCTCTTCGAGGACAGCTACGGCGATGTCCGGACGCTCTGGCACAACGGGCACATTCCGGGCTCGTTCTATACGGATTTCCTGGTCGTGCCCGCGGCAGACCTCGCGCTCGTCCTCGCGTACAACACCGACGGCGGCCAGCAAGCCGCACCCGCGTTTCGCCAGGCGTTTCTCGAGGAGTTTCTGCCCAACGACGATGACGGTGAATCCGAGGTCCCGGCACCCGACGGACAGCCGGAACGGGCCGACGACCTCGCGGGCACGTACCGCGGAACGCAAATCGCCGAATCGACGATGGCGCGGCTTCCTTCGACACTTCAGGCGGGAAGCGTCGACGTCACCGTCGACGACGACGGCTATCTCGTCACCGACTTCGGCGGCGGTCCGGATCGCTGGGTCGAACGCGAACCGCTGGTATTCGACGAACGGGACGGGGAGACAACCCTCGCGTTCGGCGAAACCGACGGCGAGATCACGCGTCTCTTCCTGGGATTCCAGGCCTTCGAGCGCGTCTCGAGCCACGAGACGCTGGCGTTTCACGGCGGCGTCGCAGGCACGACGACCCTCGGGATGCTCTCGGGAGCGCTCGGCTGGCCGCTGGCGCGTGGGGTGCGGGTGATCCGCGAGACCAGTTCGGAGTCGACTGCCGAAACGGACTCGGCATCCAGCTCTTCTGGAGCCAATTCGGAGCCCAGTCCTTCCGAGACCGGCTCGAAACCCGGTTCCGACGGGACGAGCGACGATACGACTTCGCCTGCATCGGATGGTGGAGAAACCGAAACCGGTACCGGTTCCAATACGGATACGCGCCTCGAGTCGCTGGAATCGTTGCTCTCGCCCGCTCGAGCGCGCTGGATCGCCGGCGGTGCGATCACCTGTCTGTTCGCAGTCGTCGTCGGGACCGTGATCGCGTACCTGTTCAACCCCTACACCCTGTTTAGCGATCCGCCGCTCGGCTTCGGTCTCGTCTCGCTGGTCGGACTCCTCGGCGCGGTCGGAACGGTCGTGGCTGCAGTCGCCGGCGTCCAGGCCTGGCGCGAGCAGTGGTGGGGGCTGCCGTCTCGAGTCCACTATACGCTCGTCGTTCTCGCGATGGCCGGCTTCTGCTGGCTGCTGGCCTACTGGAACGTCCTCGGACTGCCGTTCTGA